In the genome of Anabaena cylindrica PCC 7122, the window ATATTCATCATTAAAAAACACTTCTTCAGCTTCTCCAGATACTAGCATTTCTGGATGTTCTGCTACATAACAATCAATAGGGTTGAAAGCATTGGGAAGCAGCACTGTGAGTCCTGGTTGAGAACGTCCGGCTCGACCACTGCGTTGCTGATACGCCATTTTAGAACCAGGCCAGCCACGCAATACACAACATTCTAATTCTGGTAAATCTATTCCTGCTTCTAAGGCTTCTGTGGCAATTATCCACTTGATTATACCAGATTGAAGTTGATTAACTACTTCGGCTCGACGCTCGGCAGTAATGCCACTGTAAAATGCGGTGACTTGATTTGATTTTAACAGTTCTGTGACTTCTCGCACACTGCGCCGGGAGTTACAAAAGGCGATTCCTGATTTATTTTGATTCAGTAAAAATTGAATTATTCGGGCAGTATCAGCAGTTAAATTGTAACTTGGTTGCGTGACAATTACTTGTCTTGGTGGTGAAGCTGCGCCACTTTTACGAATCCAAATTAAGGGTTTGGGGTTGAGTTTAGTGGGTTTTAAACCGGAGATTTTTAAAGCTAATTGTTTAGGATTTCCACAAGTAGCACTTAGGAAGATAAATTGCAGTTTTTGGGAGTCACCACCGTAATGATCTACTGCTAGTTTGATGCGGCGAATTAACCAAGCCATATTTGCGCCATAGCTACCTGAAAGGGTGTGTGCTTCATCAATTAAGATGTAGCGTAATTGTTGATAAAAGTTTGCCCAATTTGGTGATTTCCAAACTTGTTTGAGTTGGAAGTGAATTAATTCGGGAGTTACACCTAATATATGGGGTTCACTGGCAAGGATTTGTTCTCGTTCATCTGATTTAACATCTCCTGTGATCATTGCTAAGACTGGGCGATATTTTGGGGGTATGGTAGAAAGTAATTGTGAGATTTTATGGAATTGGTCAAGTGCTAAAGCTCGCAGTCCATAAAATGCTAAGGCTCGGTGTTCTTGATTGATGCAACCTTCGATAATGCCGGGGTATGTGATGAGGGTTTTACCACTGGCTGTAGGGGAGGTGAGGATGAAACTTTTACCTGTTCTAATTGCTTGTAAGGCTTTGATTTGATGGGAGTATAGTTGGGTGATTCCTAATGATTGGAGGGCTTTGATTAGTTGTTTTGGTAGGTCTTTGAGGATGGTTTTAAGGTTGGGTTCGGTGGCGGGAATTGTTTGTTGCCAGAGTAATTCTTCTCCTAGAAATTCGGTGATTTCTGTTGGTTCTGGGGAATGGTGATTTGAGGAGGAATTTTCGGGAATGGGTGTGGTAGGTGGTATCCAAAGGCTTTGCAGTAATAAGCTGTAATTGGGCGTGTTCATGGTGGTGTTTTTTGAACTTTGCCCTCATAAATCCCCCATTGGGGGAAGATATTAAGTTGATAGAAGTCAATTAAGTGCCTCAACAAGTTCTAGTTATACATTATGGTATTTTTTAATCACATTCCTTTAATCCGTTAATCCCAGATAAATAAACGCCCCCCAATATTTCGGATGTCTATAAGGTTGATAATCATCAGAATTATTCCTTAATATCCTTAATTTATCCTCCATTCCTTCACTATATCGCCCCACATATTCAATCTTTTCATCAGTTAACCAAGTATCTCGCATTTCCCCCACAGTTAAATTACAGACATATCTTTTCGCTAGTTCTAATGCTTTTCCTACTGGTTGTTTATCCTCTAAATAATAATGATAAAACTGTCCCATTAAAATGGCGGTAGAAATATCATTCACAGCCCATAAACTAACAATTAAACTTTTTGCCCCAGTTTGGAGAAATGCGTGTCTTAAACCGTGTACAGATTCCCCTAATTTGACTTCTCCTAAACCTGATTCACAGGCGGATAATACTACTAATTCGGTCGCGCTTAAATCTAAAAATGTGGCTACATCTTGGGCGGTCAGAATGCCATCTTCTGCTGCGGCTGGGAGTCTGCCCCCATTTAACGCCGTATTTGCCCCGGCAAAGGCTAATCCTGACCTGGCAAGAGGATTTTGGAGGTTTTGCATTCCGGCTTGGTGGAAATTGTCAAGGGTAGAAATAGTCAAGTTTCCTAGTTGTATTTTGCTGTTGTTAGATTTTTCTTCCAGCTTTTCAACAGTCAGAAAATAGCCATGTGTGGCAATATGCAAAATGCGGGGGGAAGTTTGCAATTTGACTAGGGATTTTAAGGCGTTGTTCTCGGTTTGGGGAGTTACCTTTAAATATTGGGATACCTGTACACTTTCTAAACCTGTTCCGGGTATGGGTGCAAACTTACCTCTTGGTTGGGATTTATGGAGATCAGAATAAACAGTGTCAATGCTACGCTGGGTTTGTGTAGGTGTATCTTGGGAAGTGACAGCGGTTTCATCCGTGAGGTTATAGTCAGGATTAGCAATAATTAGAGGTTGGGTAGATTGGGTGGTACTGGGGAATTTTAAGCGAATGAGATCCCGTCCCACGTTCAGATAACTAATGGTATAATCATCCATTAAATATTGATGATTATTGCCGGGTAAAAGTTCAAAGGGAAGTAAGTTTAATTCGCTGTCAGGAGCGATAATTAATTTTTGAGTATGTTCCGATAAGCATTTTTGAATAGGATCAAATAGCAATTGTTTTAATTGTGGTAGATTCTCGAATACTTCATCTAGGTTGTCTGTATTCAGTATCTCTTCATCAAGTCTAGAAACACCGTCTGATGGTTTTGGTCTAATTCTTTCTCGAAATACTTTAATCAGACGATCAATATTTTCTGCTTCTCCTAAATCAATCATTTGCACATCATCTGGTTGTCCTGCGGGTAAGATAAACGCTAGATAACGCGCAGGTTTCCATTGACTATCACCATTAGCGCGAATCGCTTTAAAATCACAAACATTAAACCGCACAAATTCTAATAGTGTTGAACCTTCAGGTAATTTTGAAGCAACCGCACGGCGATCTATTTCTAGTAACTTTTGTTCAATGTTTAATTCAGGAATTTGGCGACTGAGTTCCTGTTCCATTTCTTGTTGTTCTTGAATTAGTTGATGACGATATTTTTGTTGTGCTTCTGTGAAAGGTTGGAAAGTTAAGGTAATGATTTGTTGGATTTTGGCTTGGTATTCTTGAAAAAGTTTTTCTAGATGGGGATAACGTCCTGATAACAGATATTTTTTTTGTAACATTGAAGTTTCTGTAACTATTAGTTTACGTTTTTGAATTAATTCAAAGGCTGATTGTATTGCTTCTGAGGAATGGGAAAGAGATTGAAAAACGAGAGAAATAAAAATCTCAAATTTATAATAATTTTGCTGACAATAAGTTAAACGTTGTCGTTCACTACTAATTTTAAAAATTTGAGCCAGCAATTTTAATTCAATATCAGAAGATTGTAACATTAAAGCGTAAGCTTCCTCATGCCTCCCCATTGATGAATACAATAATGCTAAGTTATTTAAAGAAATTGCAGTATTAGGATGATTGATACCCAAGATATTTGTGCAAATTTCTAAAGCCTGTAGACAGAGAGGTAAGGCTTCCTTATACCTCCCCATTGATTTATACAAAAATCCTAAATTATGTAAAGAATTTGCAGTATCAGGATTATTAGTACCCAAGATATTTGTATTAATTTCTAAAGCCTGTAGATAAAGAGGTAAAGCTTCCTCATGCCTCCCCATTGAACCATACAATCCTGCTAAATTATTTAAAGAAATTGCAGTATTAGGATGATTGATACCCAAGATATTCTTATGAATTTCTAAAGCCTTTTGAAAGAGAGGTGAAGCTTCTTTATACCTCCTCATTGATTCATACAATTTTCCTAAACTATTTAAAGAAGTTACAGTATCAGGATGATTGATACCCAAGATATTTATGCGAATTTCTAAAGCCTTTTGAACGAGAGGTAAAGCTTCTTTATAGCTCCTCATTGATTCATACAATACTCCTAAACTATTTAAAGAACTTGCAGTATCAGGATGATTAATACCCAAGATATTTTTACGAATTTTTAAAGCCTGTAGATGGAAAGATAAAGCTTTCTCATACCTCGCCATTGATGAATACAATGCTCCTAAATTACTTAAAGAAGTTGCAGTATCAGGATGATTGATACCCAAGATATTTGTATTAATTTTAAAGCCTGTTGCGAGAGAGGTAAAGCTTCCTCATGCCTCCCCATTGATTTATACAATTCTGCTAAATTATTTAAAGACCTTGCAGTATCAGGATGATTGATACCCAAGATATTTGTATTAATTTCTAAAGCCTGTTGAAAGAGAGGTAAAGCTTCCTCATGCCTCCCCATTGATGAATACAATCCTGCTAAATTACTTAAAGAACTTGCAGTATCAGGATGATTGATTCCCAAGGTATTTGTAAAAATTTGTACAGCCTGTAGATAGAGAGGTAAGGCTTCCTTATACCTCCCCATTGATGAATACAATCCTGCTAAATTATTTAACAACATTGCAGTATCAGGATGATTGATACCCAAGATATTTGTGCGAATTTCTAAAGCCTGTAGATAGAGAGGTAAAGCTTCTTCAAATCTTAACATTTTTTCATATGAATTTGCTATTTTCTCCAGGGAAGATGCAGTAGCTTCACTATTTTCACCAACAATATTTTTAATGATTGCTAATGCTTGCTGATAAAAAGATAAAGCAGGTTGATATTTACCCATTAATTCATAAAATCTGGCTAACTTATTGAAAGTAGTCGCAGTATCAGCATGAAAAAATGGCTGTGTTTTGATTAATGCCTGGATTTGTGATAATACCTGCATTAATTCAGGATATTTTTTTTGATGATAGAGATTATTGGCATTTTTAAATAATAACTCAATTTGTTGAATAATTCTGTTACTCATGATAGTCACCTGATTTACAAACAATATGCAAAATTTATTTCAACTTCAAATCAATTCACTCTAAACATTCTCTGAAATACCTGAAAATCAGATAATTTACCTACCTCTTGAAAAATCTCCAATAAACGCTGTTCAGTCAACGGGATATCCTTGTTAGTATAGTTTTCATTTATCCATGATAAATTAATTTCTTGCTTGGTTATAATTGCCAAAAACAACTCTTTTTCCGTATTAAAACCGAAAGGAGCGCGGTTGTTTTTATTGTCAGGTGGTAAATAAAGTGGTTGTGAGAGAGGATAACAAGGAATCTCCGCAAAGCATTTAGAAGGAGAAATTAAGTATTTTTTACCATTAGCACTTTCATTAATTAATAATAAATAACCTGTAGCGTCTAAATTCATTTTTAAACGATACTTTGTCTTCTTTTGTAACGTTTCCTCTTTAGGGATATAATCTTCCATGATGCGGTCAACTTTACTATTATCATCATCATAAGGTATCATCTTGATTTCATCTTCTACAGGTTCAGCCACTTCTTTAGCCAAATCCCAAGCCATACGGGGAAATTTTTTCTCCCATAACCATTTATAGGTGACACGATAAGGAGATTGATCTTCATTTCTAGGTTGTCCCTGTTGATTTGTTTTTTCTAGTTGAAAACCATCAGCAATCATTTCTTCCTGAAATATTTCCCATATCTGATAAGCAACCCTACTAATAATCTGACTAATACCCTGAATATTCACATTAAGTTGTTTTCTCATTTCTTCTTCAATAAATCCCTGAGATTGTGTGACATTTTGGGGATGCCAACGCAAAGGAAAACAGAGTTCCTGGTAAGTTTCTCTTCTTCTTGGATATAGCTGTTGTTTAATCTGTTCTAAAAATTTATCTTGCAGCATTTGATTTTCTCAATATTTATTATACAAGCATTCTAGGGTAAATTGATTACACCGTCAATACCTTTTAAAAACCTATAATTGTTATCTTGAGATTTTTGTGTAATCCTTAATGGGTAGGGTTTTGACAATGCTAAACCCCTACGTCAATTAAAGCATATTTCTAGATTTTGTTATTTTTTGTTATTACTTTTTATGTATTGTTATTTCCTGTTATTTCTAGTTATTTATTATTGTTTGTTATTTGCTGTTATTAAAGTTGAAAAACTGATATTAATAAATACTTTTCCAATCAAAAAATCTTTGATAGCTTGGTTATCAAGAAACAAGCAAAGCAGATTTAGCGAGCTTATTTCTCAAACCTTTTTCAATATCTGATTAATAGTCAGCAATTCAATTATTCACAATTAAACAAAATCAAGGAGTCTCTCATGTTGAGTCCAAAAAATCCAAAATTAAATCAAATGAAAGCCGGAGCATTAGCCGCATTAACTATCGGAACAGCAGGAATCACAACAGCTATTACTACCGGAATTGTTGATAGTCCCATACCAATTGCAGGTCTTGAAAACCGCGCCCAAGCTCAAAGTCTTAGTGTTAATGTCAATGTTGATTTTGCTTGGCTTCTTGAGAAAATTAGAAACATGGCCACCAATTTTTGGAGGAATTATTACTCGTCTTCATATCTTCAAACATACTTCGCTCATTTTGAACCCTCCCAGGTTGAACAAATTAAAAGACAATATGGCACGTCTGCTAACTCATTTTTTCATAATCAATGTAAAGATGGATTTTATCGTGCCAGTAATGCACAGTGGTGGCAAAAATCTATTATCAACCCCTTTGGCTGGTTTTTCTTTGTTCATCGGGAAGAAGGTGGTCGCGTTAACTGCTACCTGAGATATCCTAGATAGAAATTAATTGATTTGCTTTCCATAGGAGAGGGTACAAACACCTTACCTTCTCCTAATTAATAGAACTCATTTTAAACAATTTTCATCATCAAATTCAGGAATAAAACCATGAAAATTAAACTTGCAGCTATCATTATTATCACATTATCCACATTTTCTATCAATGTACAAAAAGCCTCAGCCCTGGAATTGAGTCCGCTACTGGAACAATTAGGTACTAAATTAATTGACAAGCTATTTTCACCACAACCAACTCCCACTAATACACCTTCATATTCGCAACCTCCAGAAAACAACTATCCCAATAATCCTAACTATTCCAATCCCTATCCGTCCTCTCCAATTCCTAATAATACAATGCCTAATAACTACCCCTCCACACAGTCTTATCCCCCTGCTTATTCACCTACACAATATTCACCTAATCCTGCTCCTGCAAATCCTATACCATTCATCTACAATCCAATAATTATTGTCCCGCAATCTCCACCAGTATTTAATAATTACAGCAACAGTGTGCAAAGATAAATATAATCATTATTGATAACTTGAATATCCATAAAATAGCAATCTCACCCTATAGAGATTGCTTTGCTATTTGTACCATTTTTGTGCTTTAGCGATTTTACAAAACGCAATAAATTCGCTTTTATTATGTACAGCTACTTATCAATAATTTTGGATTTTAGACCGACATCAAACATCCAATCTAAAATCCAAAATTATCCCTCAATTTCCTCTTAATTAAACGACCTGAAACAACCTACAAACACCAAGAATCACCACCAATAAATCCCTACCATCAGCACCCCTTTTAATAGACATCTCCAAATCCAAAATCATAGTCACCGCCCTAGCCAAAGCATTGATACTTGTATTCGCTACCTCCTGACGCAAATAATAAAGGCGATGAGGATTATTGATATTACAAACTTGAGCTAATTCACCATCCTTCTTCACCCCAGAAACCATCGCAGACTTCACCCATAACCAAGTTCTAAACTGCGTTAAAAGAGTGCTGACAATCACCATTAAAGGTTGAGAACGAGACAGTAAATCATCCAACAACTGCAAAACTTGATGGCTTTTTCCTTCACGCATAGCCGCAGCCAATTGTAGGCTATTCTGAGTTTGACATGGAACTAACTCCTGTACCTCCGCAAGCTCTAACTTTCTACCCTGAGCATAGATAGACAGTTTGCGTAACTCAGAAGCAGCACGAGTCATATCATTACCAATAGCCTGTGCTAAATATGTCACCGCCTCCTCCGACAGCACCAGTTTAATTTTCTTAGGTGTAACAGCATTATCTGTGGTATTCGTGTAGAGTCTTGCAGCCAGCGAAACTATCGCCTGTTCAATCAAATCATACCGCCAAGGTGGTATCAACGAAAACTCCAACAACTTCCCATACTTGACTAGATGTTTGTAGACCTTCAGCCGCTTATCGACATTATTAGCCACAAACACCAAAATTGTAGATTTAGGCACTTGCACCAACTGTTGCAAAGTTTCCAACTCAGGATCACCCCACTGCTTGAGGTGGCAATTTTCCACAATTACCAGTTTTTTACCACCAGTCAGAGAACGAGTACGAGCCACACTCAAAGCCTTATCAAGCTGAACAGCCGGAAATCGGTGATAGCATAGAGTCAGCCATTGGGCATCAATCTCTGCCTTGTACTGGTTTAGCTGTGACTGAATCGCGTATTCGTCATCACCCGTGAGCAAAACAATCATCCTCTGACCCTCCCATTATTACTGAGATTGGCAGTTTTAATCAACACAGTCAAAGGTTTTGGACTTTGGGTAGCTCGTTGCAGCATTTTAGCGATCGCCTCCTTGCTATTCTCAAACTTTTGCAGGTAAGCTGGTGTCACCTCTAAAATTGCCTTAGACCCTTGCAATTTCACCAGATTTGCATGAGCCAACAGCTTTTGATGGTTGGGTTTCGCCTTATCCATCACCTGCTGCCATATTTGCGCTAAATTAGCAGTATTAGAAGTATTAGCGGTATTGGTTGCAACTGCTGGTAACAAGCTATCTTTACCTGGATCATCCACAGGTTTATCAGTTACCTTGTTGATGGTGTACGTGCCAAAAGTTGGTAACAATTTGCCATCATGCCCAGGTTTCAGATTTACCGTCTTCGTTGCACCCCCAGGCAATAAACCGGGCAGCAAATTGAGTAAACAAACCTCCAGCCACACTGCTGCATTTACCGTATACCGCAGATAATTTTCCGCTTTTTGTAACTCGGCTAAAGACAAATTCAGTGTCTCAAAATTCCAGTGTTTGGCAAAAGCTTTGAGTTGAGTATGACTAACACAACCAGTTAGTAAAGCTTGTTCCTGCGGTGCAGACTTGATAATCAGTAAATCTCGGTATGTTTGCAGTAAATTTGAGATAATCAATTTGGGCGTTTTCCCAGAGTCTACCAATTCTCTAGCAACTTGCAGCAAGTTAAAAGTGTTGTTGGTAGAGATAGCCTGTAAAATAGCCATTAGCTCTGCTTCTGTGACACCACCAACGATTTCCATGACATGATGGGCAGTGATATCTACATCTAAAAGACTGGCTTGACCGAGTAATTGCAGGGCATCCCGTAAACCACCATCACTCAGTCGAGCGATCGCAATCAGTGCCTCTTCATTAATAGAAATAGATTCCGCATCTGCTATAATACGGAGATGCTGCACAATTGTTTGAATTGATAAAGTGCGGAAATTAAACACCTGACAACGACTGACAATAGTAGGTAAAACCTTGTGCTGTTCTGTGGTGCAGAGAATAAAAACCACATGAGGTGGTGGTTCTTCAATACATTTAAGTAAAGCATTGAAGGCATTGCCGGTTAAGCAGTGGCATTCATCAAGAATAAAAATTCGATAACGTCCTGCTATTGGTGCTAAAGTACAGCGTTCAATTAAAGCACGGGCATCATCTACACCATTGTTAGAAGCAGCATCAATTTCACTCACATCTAAACTATTGCTAGTTTCAATTGAACGACAAGATTGACAAATTCCACAAGGTTTATCAGTTGGTTTTTTAGTGTTGAGGCAATTCAGAGATTTAGCAAATATGCGTGCAGTCGAAGTTTTACCTGTACCTCTAGAACCTGTTAATAAATAAGCTGGGGCAATTTGCAGGTGTTTGATAGCATTAGTGAGAGCAGTTTTAATGTAGGGTTGTCCAACCAATTCGGCTAAAGTTTGGGGGCGATATTTTTGATGTAGAGCGACTGTAGACATAGGATTTATTCATCTTAATTCGTCGCTCTTGCCCCTGTTAAGGGGATGGATGTGCGTGTCCACAATTTGTGGACATTTTTGAGAGTTAGGCAAAAACACCAATAAGAGCTTCAAACGTATACCTCAAGGGATTGACATCATAAACCCCAACTAACGAAGCTGGAGTTGGGGTAGTTCACTTCCACAAAAGAAGCAACACTGTATTTTCTTTACTGCTGTGGAGTATACAGTGGTAGTAAGAAATGACGCATGGACATTTCCACCTCTGGATTTGGTCTATCTCCATCAGGAACTAGCATAGCGGGATGATCTGATTGCTGCAAGTGCATTTTGATACTTGAACTAGGAATAGCTTTAGCAGCTTCTATCAAATACTTGAGATTAAACTGAATATTCAACATCATTTCTGTCGGTAAATTAGCAACAATCACCTGATCACCCTTACCAAATTCTCGTTCAATAGATAATCGTAACTGCTGTAAACTGCCATCAAACTGTAAATAAATTCCTTTCTCTTTCTTATCTGTTAACACAGATAACCGTTCCAGTGCTTTAACTAGCGGTGCTTTTTCTAAAATTACTTCTTTCTCAAAGCTGAATTTAGTTAATAATTGCTCACAATCAGGATAAATTCCTTCCACAACTTGACAGCTAAGAACGACATCTTGCCAAGCAAAACCCAAGCGATTACTTTGAGTATCATACAGGAGATTAATAGATTTCACATCATCATTTAAGTTACGGGCTATTTCTCTCACTACACGACCAGGCAGAGTAAATTGCATAATTTCCTCAGATGGCACTTGTTGAGATTGAACTTGTTGACATGAAACTTGTTGACGAGGTTTTCTGCCAATTCGGTGAGTGCAAAGTTCAGTAATAGCAACTCGATGACCATCAGTACCAATAAACTTTAACTTCTCCTGTGCCAGTTGGAGATGAACTCCAGTCAAGATATATTTATTTTCATCAGTGCTGACCGCATAAAGTACACCTTTCAAACCATCTTTGAAAATTGT includes:
- a CDS encoding DEAD/DEAH box helicase, producing MNTPNYSLLLQSLWIPPTTPIPENSSSNHHSPEPTEITEFLGEELLWQQTIPATEPNLKTILKDLPKQLIKALQSLGITQLYSHQIKALQAIRTGKSFILTSPTASGKTLITYPGIIEGCINQEHRALAFYGLRALALDQFHKISQLLSTIPPKYRPVLAMITGDVKSDEREQILASEPHILGVTPELIHFQLKQVWKSPNWANFYQQLRYILIDEAHTLSGSYGANMAWLIRRIKLAVDHYGGDSQKLQFIFLSATCGNPKQLALKISGLKPTKLNPKPLIWIRKSGAASPPRQVIVTQPSYNLTADTARIIQFLLNQNKSGIAFCNSRRSVREVTELLKSNQVTAFYSGITAERRAEVVNQLQSGIIKWIIATEALEAGIDLPELECCVLRGWPGSKMAYQQRSGRAGRSQPGLTVLLPNAFNPIDCYVAEHPEMLVSGEAEEVFFNDEYPIFAAKHLMCAAAETGIPTNKIKHYFGAAAFDVAKLLLAQGHLHKGRNGLWAKGYPHKDVNFRGGLSQTTIKLVDAISGEELEEISEDIAYREVHPQAIYKRQNAKGQMLTYQCISLDLNSKRGHRGRVAGLYRYNPAPSEPDLRLTTHPAQASHKLLIVPECIC
- a CDS encoding CHAT domain-containing tetratricopeptide repeat protein, which produces MGINHPDTATSLSNLGALYSSMARYEKALSFHLQALKIRKNILGINHPDTASSLNSLGVLYESMRSYKEALPLVQKALEIRINILGINHPDTVTSLNSLGKLYESMRRYKEASPLFQKALEIHKNILGINHPNTAISLNNLAGLYGSMGRHEEALPLYLQALEINTNILGTNNPDTANSLHNLGFLYKSMGRYKEALPLCLQALEICTNILGINHPNTAISLNNLALLYSSMGRHEEAYALMLQSSDIELKLLAQIFKISSERQRLTYCQQNYYKFEIFISLVFQSLSHSSEAIQSAFELIQKRKLIVTETSMLQKKYLLSGRYPHLEKLFQEYQAKIQQIITLTFQPFTEAQQKYRHQLIQEQQEMEQELSRQIPELNIEQKLLEIDRRAVASKLPEGSTLLEFVRFNVCDFKAIRANGDSQWKPARYLAFILPAGQPDDVQMIDLGEAENIDRLIKVFRERIRPKPSDGVSRLDEEILNTDNLDEVFENLPQLKQLLFDPIQKCLSEHTQKLIIAPDSELNLLPFELLPGNNHQYLMDDYTISYLNVGRDLIRLKFPSTTQSTQPLIIANPDYNLTDETAVTSQDTPTQTQRSIDTVYSDLHKSQPRGKFAPIPGTGLESVQVSQYLKVTPQTENNALKSLVKLQTSPRILHIATHGYFLTVEKLEEKSNNSKIQLGNLTISTLDNFHQAGMQNLQNPLARSGLAFAGANTALNGGRLPAAAEDGILTAQDVATFLDLSATELVVLSACESGLGEVKLGESVHGLRHAFLQTGAKSLIVSLWAVNDISTAILMGQFYHYYLEDKQPVGKALELAKRYVCNLTVGEMRDTWLTDEKIEYVGRYSEGMEDKLRILRNNSDDYQPYRHPKYWGAFIYLGLTD
- a CDS encoding tetratricopeptide repeat protein, which codes for MSNRIIQQIELLFKNANNLYHQKKYPELMQVLSQIQALIKTQPFFHADTATTFNKLARFYELMGKYQPALSFYQQALAIIKNIVGENSEATASSLEKIANSYEKMLRFEEALPLYLQALEIRTNILGINHPDTAMLLNNLAGLYSSMGRYKEALPLYLQAVQIFTNTLGINHPDTASSLSNLAGLYSSMGRHEEALPLFQQALEINTNILGINHPDTARSLNNLAELYKSMGRHEEALPLSQQALKLIQISWVSIILILQLL
- the holA gene encoding DNA polymerase III subunit delta codes for the protein MIVLLTGDDEYAIQSQLNQYKAEIDAQWLTLCYHRFPAVQLDKALSVARTRSLTGGKKLVIVENCHLKQWGDPELETLQQLVQVPKSTILVFVANNVDKRLKVYKHLVKYGKLLEFSLIPPWRYDLIEQAIVSLAARLYTNTTDNAVTPKKIKLVLSEEAVTYLAQAIGNDMTRAASELRKLSIYAQGRKLELAEVQELVPCQTQNSLQLAAAMREGKSHQVLQLLDDLLSRSQPLMVIVSTLLTQFRTWLWVKSAMVSGVKKDGELAQVCNINNPHRLYYLRQEVANTSINALARAVTMILDLEMSIKRGADGRDLLVVILGVCRLFQVV
- the dnaX gene encoding DNA polymerase III subunit gamma/tau is translated as MSTVALHQKYRPQTLAELVGQPYIKTALTNAIKHLQIAPAYLLTGSRGTGKTSTARIFAKSLNCLNTKKPTDKPCGICQSCRSIETSNSLDVSEIDAASNNGVDDARALIERCTLAPIAGRYRIFILDECHCLTGNAFNALLKCIEEPPPHVVFILCTTEQHKVLPTIVSRCQVFNFRTLSIQTIVQHLRIIADAESISINEEALIAIARLSDGGLRDALQLLGQASLLDVDITAHHVMEIVGGVTEAELMAILQAISTNNTFNLLQVARELVDSGKTPKLIISNLLQTYRDLLIIKSAPQEQALLTGCVSHTQLKAFAKHWNFETLNLSLAELQKAENYLRYTVNAAVWLEVCLLNLLPGLLPGGATKTVNLKPGHDGKLLPTFGTYTINKVTDKPVDDPGKDSLLPAVATNTANTSNTANLAQIWQQVMDKAKPNHQKLLAHANLVKLQGSKAILEVTPAYLQKFENSKEAIAKMLQRATQSPKPLTVLIKTANLSNNGRVRG
- the dnaN gene encoding DNA polymerase III subunit beta → MCFLCLSDADGKYEIRGISAEEFPPTNIIDATPVSLATTIFKDGLKGVLYAVSTDENKYILTGVHLQLAQEKLKFIGTDGHRVAITELCTHRIGRKPRQQVSCQQVQSQQVPSEEIMQFTLPGRVVREIARNLNDDVKSINLLYDTQSNRLGFAWQDVVLSCQVVEGIYPDCEQLLTKFSFEKEVILEKAPLVKALERLSVLTDKKEKGIYLQFDGSLQQLRLSIEREFGKGDQVIVANLPTEMMLNIQFNLKYLIEAAKAIPSSSIKMHLQQSDHPAMLVPDGDRPNPEVEMSMRHFLLPLYTPQQ